The following coding sequences are from one Bacillota bacterium window:
- a CDS encoding heme lyase CcmF/NrfE family subunit, which produces MAELGRSFIWLALAVSAYGVAALSLGVSRLNGRLIKSGRAAAMVFAAAIVGASVVLLDRLVASDFSFEYVAINTNLGLPVLYKVSAFWAHNAGSLLLWTLVLGLYTAIVALSRYREDESAAMSPYVLAILLAIGAFFAYLLAVVASPFNVLPNPPTDGQGLNPLLQNPGMIIHPTTQYLGYAGFAVPFAFAMAALIIRRPDDLWLRITRRWTIVTWLFLSIGMIFGGQWAYVELGWGGYWGWDPVENASLMPWLTATAFLHSVMIQERRGMLKIWNVALIIVTFALTLFGTFLTRSGVLASVHAFGDSTLGAYLLAFIAASVLASLWLTLKRLPLLREEHQFEGLLSKESSFLANNLILVGGAFTVFWGTVFPLLSEAVTGNKVSVSAPYYNRVMVPIGLLLVALIGICPLIAWRKASLANLRRNFLYPAAASLVYAVGAFAYGIRSPGALIAYTASLFVTATVVLEVTRGLRARMHMTGETAFVALPRMLVKNRRRYGGYVVHLAVILMIVAIAGSHVYQIDQTKSIQPGETIDIGRYQLIYQGLGERDEGYRSVVFADLKVIQNGRDIGVLRPSKDFYPNQENPSTEVAVKGSLREDLYVILAGWEEGGRPTVFKTLVNPLVAWIWIGEYLLIAGTLFAVWPDRRRLAGRLG; this is translated from the coding sequence TTGGCTGAGTTGGGTCGTTCCTTCATCTGGTTGGCCCTGGCCGTCTCGGCCTATGGCGTGGCCGCCCTCTCCCTGGGGGTGAGCCGCCTTAACGGCCGCCTGATCAAGAGCGGGCGGGCGGCGGCGATGGTCTTCGCGGCCGCCATCGTCGGCGCCTCGGTGGTCCTCCTCGACCGTCTGGTGGCCAGCGATTTCAGCTTCGAGTATGTGGCCATAAACACCAACCTCGGCCTGCCCGTCCTCTACAAGGTGTCGGCCTTCTGGGCCCACAACGCGGGCTCGCTCCTCCTCTGGACCCTCGTCCTCGGCCTCTACACGGCCATCGTCGCCCTGTCCCGCTACCGGGAGGATGAGAGCGCGGCGATGTCCCCTTATGTCCTGGCCATCCTGCTCGCCATCGGCGCCTTCTTCGCCTATCTGCTGGCCGTCGTGGCCTCGCCCTTCAATGTCCTGCCGAACCCGCCGACCGACGGTCAGGGCCTCAACCCCCTCCTCCAGAACCCCGGGATGATCATCCACCCGACCACGCAGTACCTCGGTTACGCCGGCTTCGCCGTGCCGTTCGCCTTCGCCATGGCCGCCCTGATCATCAGGCGGCCCGACGACCTCTGGCTGAGGATCACCCGCCGGTGGACCATCGTCACCTGGCTGTTCCTGTCGATCGGGATGATCTTCGGCGGCCAGTGGGCTTACGTCGAACTGGGCTGGGGCGGGTACTGGGGGTGGGACCCGGTCGAGAACGCCTCGCTGATGCCCTGGCTGACGGCCACGGCTTTCCTCCACTCGGTGATGATCCAGGAGCGGCGCGGGATGCTCAAGATCTGGAACGTCGCCCTGATCATCGTGACCTTCGCCCTGACCCTCTTCGGGACGTTCCTCACCCGCAGCGGCGTCCTGGCCTCGGTCCACGCCTTCGGCGACTCGACCCTGGGGGCCTACCTGCTGGCCTTCATTGCCGCCTCCGTCCTGGCCTCGCTCTGGCTGACCCTGAAGCGCCTGCCGTTGCTCCGCGAGGAGCATCAGTTCGAGGGACTCCTCTCCAAGGAATCGAGCTTCCTGGCCAACAACCTGATCCTCGTCGGCGGCGCCTTCACCGTGTTCTGGGGCACCGTCTTCCCGCTCCTCTCGGAGGCCGTCACCGGCAACAAGGTCTCCGTCAGCGCCCCCTACTACAACCGGGTGATGGTCCCCATCGGCCTCCTCCTGGTCGCCCTGATCGGCATCTGCCCCCTGATCGCCTGGCGCAAGGCCTCTCTGGCCAACCTGCGCCGCAACTTCCTCTACCCGGCGGCGGCCTCCCTGGTCTATGCCGTCGGCGCTTTCGCCTATGGCATCCGCAGCCCCGGAGCCCTGATCGCCTACACCGCCTCGCTCTTCGTCACGGCGACGGTCGTCCTCGAGGTCACTCGCGGACTGCGGGCGAGGATGCACATGACCGGCGAGACAGCCTTCGTCGCCCTGCCGCGGATGCTGGTCAAGAATCGCCGGCGGTACGGTGGATACGTCGTTCACCTGGCCGTCATCCTGATGATCGTGGCCATCGCCGGCTCCCACGTCTACCAGATCGACCAGACCAAGTCGATCCAGCCGGGCGAGACCATCGACATCGGCCGCTACCAGCTGATCTACCAAGGCCTCGGGGAGCGCGACGAGGGCTACCGCAGCGTCGTCTTCGCCGACTTGAAGGTCATCCAGAACGGCCGGGACATCGGCGTCCTCCGGCCCTCCAAGGACTTTTACCCGAATCAGGAGAACCCGTCGACCGAGGTGGCCGTCAAGGGCAGCCTCCGCGAGGACCTCTACGTCATCCTGGCCGGCTGGGAGGAAGGCGGCAGGCCGACCGTCTTCAAGACTCTGGTCAACCCGCTCGTGGCCTGGATCTGGATCGGCGAGTACCTGCTCATCGCGGGGACGCTCTTCGCCGTCTGGCCGGATCGCCGCCGGTTGGCCGGGAGACTGGGGTGA
- a CDS encoding cytochrome c-type biogenesis protein CcmH → MIGLKRAFIATLVVAAVLLATAPALAAPPVTVRDIEGDILCQCNCTKLVKDCDCGTANTMREEIQGQIDKGLNKKKIMAYLVGKYGKPVLAAPTTQGFDLTAWVTPFIAIVVAGALLYLILRRWVRRHRVLVAEAAGAGPVGATAIDTATAGLDESERAALKDRMQRELQDYL, encoded by the coding sequence GTGATCGGGTTGAAGCGGGCATTCATCGCGACCCTCGTGGTCGCCGCGGTCCTCCTGGCCACGGCGCCGGCCCTGGCCGCCCCACCCGTGACCGTCCGGGACATCGAGGGCGACATCCTCTGCCAGTGCAACTGTACCAAGCTGGTCAAGGACTGCGACTGCGGGACGGCCAACACGATGCGGGAAGAGATCCAGGGCCAGATCGACAAGGGCCTGAACAAGAAGAAGATCATGGCGTATCTGGTGGGCAAATACGGCAAACCGGTTCTGGCCGCCCCCACCACCCAGGGCTTCGACCTGACCGCCTGGGTGACGCCGTTCATCGCCATCGTCGTCGCCGGCGCCCTCCTCTACCTGATTCTCCGGCGTTGGGTGCGGCGGCACCGGGTGCTGGTGGCCGAAGCCGCGGGGGCGGGACCGGTCGGAGCAACCGCCATCGACACCGCCACCGCCGGCCTGGACGAGTCCGAACGGGCCGCCCTGAAGGACCGGATGCAGCGGGAACTCCAGGACTATCTCTGA
- a CDS encoding zinc ribbon domain-containing protein has protein sequence MYTALILIVVVAAGFALFRPLMGAADGEDEIQPLLAVAGAGPAAGDPGTDAPASTGPANKEAVYATLAELEYDYATHKLAKEDYEALRTELEAKALEIIRREEAVEDLESIIEAEVQAELEGGEAKGAGVEVRFCPACGVRLLSAGQRFCHKCATRMPAPEAEPCDA, from the coding sequence ATGTACACCGCCTTGATCCTGATCGTCGTGGTCGCCGCGGGCTTCGCCCTCTTCCGGCCCCTGATGGGCGCGGCCGACGGCGAGGACGAGATCCAGCCGCTGCTGGCCGTGGCCGGCGCCGGCCCCGCGGCCGGCGACCCGGGGACGGACGCGCCGGCCTCGACCGGGCCGGCCAACAAGGAGGCCGTCTACGCCACCTTGGCCGAGCTCGAGTACGACTACGCCACCCACAAACTGGCCAAGGAAGACTATGAGGCGCTGAGGACCGAACTGGAGGCGAAAGCCCTGGAGATCATCCGCCGGGAGGAGGCCGTCGAGGACCTCGAGTCGATCATCGAAGCTGAGGTCCAGGCCGAGTTGGAGGGCGGAGAAGCGAAGGGCGCGGGAGTCGAGGTCCGTTTCTGCCCGGCCTGCGGGGTTCGGCTGCTTTCGGCCGGTCAACGGTTCTGCCACAAGTGCGCGACCCGGATGCCCGCTCCGGAGGCGGAGCCATGCGACGCCTGA
- a CDS encoding cytochrome c biogenesis protein CcdA: MTATAFAAGVLSFLSPCIIPMLSVHFTLITGLSFKDLEGGSVPATLRWTVVARTLAFVAAFTIVFVAAGAVAGGAGRALGAGLTYFNWLGGLVVILFGLHLMGLVRRPLDRLLGHIGFDYRRVTRRPGLATAFLVGLIFAVVCSHCIAYTLYSLLMVAGTTGSAAVGARLLAAFSIGLALPYLAVGYSLGAVIGSIRGLVKYRRAVSFAAGLLMLAFGLAVLSGRFTDLSGRLSPWIGSRPRLGM; encoded by the coding sequence GTGACCGCCACGGCCTTCGCCGCCGGGGTCCTATCCTTCCTTTCCCCGTGCATCATCCCGATGCTCTCGGTCCACTTCACCCTGATCACCGGCCTGTCGTTCAAGGACCTCGAAGGCGGCTCGGTCCCGGCTACCCTGCGCTGGACGGTGGTCGCCCGGACCCTGGCCTTCGTCGCCGCCTTCACCATCGTCTTCGTGGCCGCGGGGGCGGTGGCCGGTGGGGCCGGGCGCGCCCTCGGGGCGGGGCTCACCTACTTCAACTGGCTCGGCGGGCTGGTCGTCATCCTTTTCGGTCTCCACCTGATGGGCCTGGTGCGCCGGCCGCTCGACCGCCTCCTCGGCCACATCGGCTTCGACTATCGCCGGGTGACCCGTCGCCCCGGACTCGCCACGGCCTTCCTCGTCGGCCTCATCTTTGCCGTGGTTTGCTCCCACTGCATCGCGTACACCCTATACTCGTTGCTGATGGTGGCCGGGACGACCGGCTCGGCGGCCGTCGGGGCCCGTCTGCTGGCCGCCTTTTCGATCGGACTGGCCCTCCCCTACCTGGCCGTCGGCTACTCGCTGGGGGCGGTCATCGGCTCCATCCGCGGCCTCGTCAAGTACCGCCGGGCGGTTTCCTTCGCCGCCGGCCTGCTCATGTTGGCCTTCGGCCTGGCCGTCCTGTCCGGCCGGTTCACCGACCTGTCGGGGCGGCTCTCGCCCTGGATCGGTTCCCGACCAAGGCTTGGGATGTAG
- a CDS encoding class I SAM-dependent methyltransferase, giving the protein MVIFPASEVVIRRYDRLSPFYDFCDRMGRPVWRRKVFERTRGEVLEVGVGTGKNMPFYRPGTVVTAIDIAPGMLARARRRLGEAAAPVHLMRADVQALPFADDSFDTVVDTFVFCSVPDPVLGLREIARVCRPDGLVLMMEHVRAVGRITGALMDALNPLVVRVVGANINRRTVENVRLAGLSLVSVEDLGMKGIVKLITARPAKGPGDP; this is encoded by the coding sequence ATGGTCATCTTCCCCGCCAGCGAGGTCGTCATCCGCCGCTACGATCGCCTCTCGCCCTTCTACGATTTCTGCGACCGGATGGGCCGGCCCGTCTGGCGGCGGAAGGTCTTCGAGCGGACCCGCGGCGAGGTCCTCGAGGTCGGCGTGGGCACCGGCAAGAACATGCCTTTCTACCGGCCGGGCACGGTGGTCACGGCCATCGACATTGCTCCGGGGATGCTGGCCCGGGCTCGGCGCCGGCTGGGGGAGGCGGCCGCGCCGGTACACCTGATGCGGGCCGACGTCCAGGCCCTCCCCTTCGCCGACGACAGCTTTGACACCGTGGTCGATACCTTCGTCTTCTGCTCCGTCCCCGACCCGGTCCTGGGCCTCCGGGAGATCGCCCGGGTCTGCCGTCCGGACGGCCTGGTCTTGATGATGGAGCACGTCCGAGCCGTCGGGCGGATCACCGGCGCCCTGATGGATGCGCTCAACCCGCTCGTGGTCAGGGTGGTCGGGGCCAACATCAACCGGCGGACCGTGGAGAACGTCCGCCTGGCCGGCCTGTCGCTCGTTTCCGTGGAGGACCTCGGGATGAAAGGGATCGTCAAGCTGATCACCGCCCGGCCGGCCAAGGGGCCCGGAGACCCTTGA